In Stigmatopora nigra isolate UIUO_SnigA chromosome 11, RoL_Snig_1.1, whole genome shotgun sequence, the following proteins share a genomic window:
- the LOC144204183 gene encoding histone deacetylase 4-like isoform X5, with amino-acid sequence MVDVSTATLPTQVPPTTTSILPMDLRMVDHHHQRPPCLLPQPHPVPPTSTTCPTSNELGNGPVITHQEQQLQQELVALKHKQQLQRQILVAEFQRQHEQLSRQHEAQLHDHIQQQQDLMNLKHQQELLEHQRKVEQQRNEQQLEKQHREHKLLQLKNKERGQESAVASTEVKMRLQEFVLNKKKALAQRNLNHCLPNDPRYWYRKTQHGSLDQSSPPQAIMSAYQQAVLGTYDSRDDFPLRKTASEPNLKLRSRLKQKVTERRSSPLLRRKDGPVTTAKKRSLDIADSACSSAPGSGPSSPNNSSGNIPHENGVHISSSPGETSLLQRLVSRDGSVSHLSLYTSPSLPNITLGLPATCPGNHSISGHQDAESRLALPASSQKGIPLTPPFLPAAHLPAYLASSGLDREGVASGAAGHAPLLQHMVLLEQSHSPMVGLNGLPLPSASISKLARGHHPLGRTQSAPLPQQQCAQAQALQQLVVQQQHQQFLEKHKQQFQHQQHIINKMMSKPGEQNSAACSPPSVSSRQHQSHPEETEEELREHQALSSSSSSLSSSPSSSSIAIKQEPLDPHEQEDKQAEQELLFRQQQALLLEQQRIQQLRSYRASMEAAGLSINMATHRPLSRAQSSPASSSFPMMVPEPVVKPRFTTGLVYDSLMQKHQCMCGNTNSHPEHAGRIQSIWSRLQETGLRGHCECIRGRKATLEELQTVHSEAHVLLYGTNPLRQKLDCSISPMFVRLPCGGIGVDSDTIWNEVHSSSAARLAVGSVVELVFKVASGELKNGFAVVRPPGHHAEESTPMGFCYFNSVAIAAKLLQQRLSVSKILIVDWDVHHGNGTQQAFYTDPSVLYLSLHRYDDGNFFPGSGAPDEVGSGPGTGFNVNMAFTGGLEPPMGDAEYLAAFRTVVMPIANEFAPDVVLVSSGFDPVDGHAPPLGGYTLTGKCFGYLTRQLMALAGGRLVLALEGGHDLTAICDASEACVSALLGNELEPLPEEVMHQRPNANAIQSMEKVLEAHSKYWRSLQRSASTLGCSWSEARRRDNDEAETVSAMASLSVANKHIGKRCF; translated from the exons TTGACGTGAGCACGGCAACTCTGCCCACGCAGGTGCCCCCCACGACCACATCGATCCTCCCTATGGACCTGCGGATGgttgaccaccaccaccaacgcCCCCCATGTTTACTCCCCCAGCCACACCCTGTGCCGCCTACCTCCACCACATGCCCCACATCTAATGAGCTAGGCAATGGGCCAGTCATTA ccCACCAAGAGCAGCAGCTGCAGCAGGAGCTGGTGGCGCTTAAACACAAGCAGCAACTCCAGAGACAGATACTTGTTGCTGAGTTTCAGAGGCAACATGAACAGCTGTCTAGACAACATGAAGCCCAGCTACATGATCATATCCAG CAGCAACAGGATTTGATGAATCTGAAACATCAGCAAGAGCTGTTGGAGCATCAAAGAAAGGTGGAGCAGCAGCGCAATGAGCAGCAGTTGGAGAAGCAGCATCGGGAGCACAAGTTACTGCAGCTCAAAAACAAAGAGCGGGGCCAAGAAA GTGCAGTGGCCAGCACTGAGGTGAAGATGCGACTTCAAGAGTTtgtcctgaacaagaagaaagCGCTGGCTCAGAGAAACTTAAACCACTGTCTGCCCAACGATCCACGCTACTGGTACAG GAAAACCCAACACGGTTCTTTGGATCAAAGCTCCCCTCCTCAAGCCATAATGTCAGCCTATCAGCAAGCAGTGCTGGGCACGTACGATTCCAGAGATGACTTTCCACTTCGCAAAACAG CCTCGGAACCCAACTTGAAGCTTCGCTCGCGATTAAAGCAGAAGGTGACGGAGCGGCGGAGCAGCCCTCTCCTCCGTCGGAAAGACGGCCCTGTCACCACCGCCAAAAAACGTTCCCTTGATATCGCCG ACTCTGCATGCAGCAGCGCCCCCGGTTCAGGTCCAAGCTCCCCCAACAACAGCTCCGGTAACATCCCCCATGAGAACGGCGTTCACATTTCCAGCAGCCCGGGAGAG ACCTCCTTGCTTCAGCGTCTAGTTTCAAGGGACGGTTCTGTCAGCCATCTCTCACTTTACACGTCCCCTTCGCTACCCAACATTACACTGGGACTGCCAGCGACATGCCCGGGAAACCAT tCAATATCAGGACATCAAGATGCCGAGAGCCGGCTGGCGCTACCCGCCTCCTCACAGAAAGGCATTCCTTTAACTCCCCCTTTCCTGCCGGCTGCCCACTTGCCTGCCTACTTGGCATCTTCAGGTCTGGACAGAGAGGGGGTGGCCAGCGGCGCAGCTGGCCATGCCCCCCTCCTGCAACACATGGTGCTGTTGGAGCAGAGCCACAGTCCAATGG TGGGCTTAAATGGCCTACCGCTCCCGTCGGCTTCTATCTCCAAGCTGGCGCGGGGCCACCACCCTCTGGGTCGAACCCAGTCAGCGCCCCTCCCGCAGCAGCAATGTGCTCAGGCCCAGGCCCTGCAGCAACTGGTGGTCCAGCAACAGCACCAGCAGTTTCTGGAAAAGCACAAACAACAGTTTCAGCATCAGCAGCACATTATCAACAAG ATGATGTCTAAACCGGGCGAACAGAACTCAGCCGCTTGCTCGCCTCCGTCCGTGTCGTCGAGGCAACACCAGAGTCACCCGGAGGAGACGGAAGAGGAGCTAAGGGAGCACCAGGCGCTctcgtcctcctcttcctcactaTCTTCCTCTCCGTCCTCTTCCTCCATTGCCATCAAGCAGGAGCCTCTTGACCCTCATGAACAGGAGGACAAGCAAGCTGAGCAGGAGCTGCTCTTCCGACAG CAGCAGGCCCTGCTGTTGGAGCAACAACGTATTCAGCAATTGCGGAGTTACCGGGCATCGATGGAAGCGGCCGGGTTGTCGATCAACATGGCGACCCACCGTCCGCTCTCCAGGGCGCAGTCGTCTCCGGCCTCGTCCTCCTTCCCCATGATGGTGCCTGAGCCGGTGGTCAAGCCTCGCTTCACTACAG GGCTGGTGTACGACTCATTGATGCAAAAGCACCAGTGTATGTGCGGCAATACAAACAGCCACCCAGAACACGCGGGTCGCATCCAGAGCATCTGGTCACGTCTCCAGGAGACGGGACTCAGAGGACACTGCGAG TGTATCCGGGGAAGGAAAGCCACCCTTGAGGAACTTCAGACGGTCCACTCAGAAGCTCATGTTTTGCTCTATGGAACAAACCCACTGCGGCAGAAATTGGACT GTTCTATCAGTCCCATGTTTGTAAGATTACCCTGTGGAGGCATTGGG GTGGACAGCGACACCATTTGGAATGAAGTTCATTCATCCAGTGCGGCTCGGTTGGCTGTTGGCTCCGTAGTGGAGCTCGTCTTCAAAGTGGCGTCGGGAGAGCTGAAG AACGGTTTTGCAGTCGTACGACCACCTGGCCACCATGCGGAGGAGAGCACTCCCAT GGGATTCTGTTACTTCAACTCGGTGGCTATTGCAGCCAAACTCCTGCAGCAGAGGCTCAGTGTCAGCAAGATCCTCATTGTGGACTGG GATGTTCACCACGGCAATGGGACTCAGCAGGCCTTCTACACGGACCCCAGTGTTCTATACCTGTCACTGCATCGCTATGACGATGGCAACTTTTTCCCTGGAAGTGGAGCCCCTGACGAG GTTGGCAGCGGTCCTGGTACTGGCTTCAATGTGAACATGGCTTTCACTGGAGGACTTGAACCTCCCATGGGCGATGCAGAGTACTTGGCCGCATTCCG GACGGTGGTGATGCCAATAGCCAATGAATTTGCGCCAGACGTGGTTCTGGTATCTTCTGGTTTTGACCCGGTGGATGGACACGCTCCACCTCTGGGCGGATACACACTTACCGGCAAAT GTTTCGGCTACCTGACCAGGCAGCTGATGGCTCTGGCAGGCGGTCGGCTGGTGCTCGCCCTGGAGGGAGGCCATGACCTCACAGCCATATGTGATGCATCTGAAGCCTGCGTCTCAGCTTTGCTGGGCAACGAG
- the LOC144204183 gene encoding histone deacetylase 4-like isoform X2, with amino-acid sequence MVDVSTATLPTQVPPTTTSILPMDLRMVDHHHQRPPCLLPQPHPVPPTSTTCPTSNELGNGPVITHQEQQLQQELVALKHKQQLQRQILVAEFQRQHEQLSRQHEAQLHDHIQQQQDLMNLKHQQELLEHQRKVEQQRNEQQLEKQHREHKLLQLKNKERGQESAVASTEVKMRLQEFVLNKKKALAQRNLNHCLPNDPRYWYRKTQHGSLDQSSPPQAIMSAYQQAVLGTYDSRDDFPLRKTASEPNLKLRSRLKQKVTERRSSPLLRRKDGPVTTAKKRSLDIADSACSSAPGSGPSSPNNSSGNIPHENGVHISSSPGETSLLQRLVSRDGSVSHLSLYTSPSLPNITLGLPATCPGNHSISGHQDAESRLALPASSQKGIPLTPPFLPAAHLPAYLASSGLDREGVASGAAGHAPLLQHMVLLEQSHSPMVGLNGLPLPSASISKLARGHHPLGRTQSAPLPQQQCAQAQALQQLVVQQQHQQFLEKHKQQFQHQQHIINKMMSKPGEQNSAACSPPSVSSRQHQSHPEETEEELREHQALSSSSSSLSSSPSSSSIAIKQEPLDPHEQEDKQAEQELLFRQQALLLEQQRIQQLRSYRASMEAAGLSINMATHRPLSRAQSSPASSSFPMMVPEPVVKPRFTTGLVYDSLMQKHQCMCGNTNSHPEHAGRIQSIWSRLQETGLRGHCECIRGRKATLEELQTVHSEAHVLLYGTNPLRQKLDCSISPMFVRLPCGGIGVDSDTIWNEVHSSSAARLAVGSVVELVFKVASGELKNGFAVVRPPGHHAEESTPMGFCYFNSVAIAAKLLQQRLSVSKILIVDWDVHHGNGTQQAFYTDPSVLYLSLHRYDDGNFFPGSGAPDEVGSGPGTGFNVNMAFTGGLEPPMGDAEYLAAFRTVVMPIANEFAPDVVLVSSGFDPVDGHAPPLGGYTLTGKCFGYLTRQLMALAGGRLVLALEGGHDLTAICDASEACVSALLGNELEPLPEEVMHQRPNANAIQSMEKVLEAHSKYWRSLQRSASTLGCSWSEARRRDNDEAETVSAMASLSVANKHIGKRPIVEPMEEDAPMLQCLNE; translated from the exons TTGACGTGAGCACGGCAACTCTGCCCACGCAGGTGCCCCCCACGACCACATCGATCCTCCCTATGGACCTGCGGATGgttgaccaccaccaccaacgcCCCCCATGTTTACTCCCCCAGCCACACCCTGTGCCGCCTACCTCCACCACATGCCCCACATCTAATGAGCTAGGCAATGGGCCAGTCATTA ccCACCAAGAGCAGCAGCTGCAGCAGGAGCTGGTGGCGCTTAAACACAAGCAGCAACTCCAGAGACAGATACTTGTTGCTGAGTTTCAGAGGCAACATGAACAGCTGTCTAGACAACATGAAGCCCAGCTACATGATCATATCCAG CAGCAACAGGATTTGATGAATCTGAAACATCAGCAAGAGCTGTTGGAGCATCAAAGAAAGGTGGAGCAGCAGCGCAATGAGCAGCAGTTGGAGAAGCAGCATCGGGAGCACAAGTTACTGCAGCTCAAAAACAAAGAGCGGGGCCAAGAAA GTGCAGTGGCCAGCACTGAGGTGAAGATGCGACTTCAAGAGTTtgtcctgaacaagaagaaagCGCTGGCTCAGAGAAACTTAAACCACTGTCTGCCCAACGATCCACGCTACTGGTACAG GAAAACCCAACACGGTTCTTTGGATCAAAGCTCCCCTCCTCAAGCCATAATGTCAGCCTATCAGCAAGCAGTGCTGGGCACGTACGATTCCAGAGATGACTTTCCACTTCGCAAAACAG CCTCGGAACCCAACTTGAAGCTTCGCTCGCGATTAAAGCAGAAGGTGACGGAGCGGCGGAGCAGCCCTCTCCTCCGTCGGAAAGACGGCCCTGTCACCACCGCCAAAAAACGTTCCCTTGATATCGCCG ACTCTGCATGCAGCAGCGCCCCCGGTTCAGGTCCAAGCTCCCCCAACAACAGCTCCGGTAACATCCCCCATGAGAACGGCGTTCACATTTCCAGCAGCCCGGGAGAG ACCTCCTTGCTTCAGCGTCTAGTTTCAAGGGACGGTTCTGTCAGCCATCTCTCACTTTACACGTCCCCTTCGCTACCCAACATTACACTGGGACTGCCAGCGACATGCCCGGGAAACCAT tCAATATCAGGACATCAAGATGCCGAGAGCCGGCTGGCGCTACCCGCCTCCTCACAGAAAGGCATTCCTTTAACTCCCCCTTTCCTGCCGGCTGCCCACTTGCCTGCCTACTTGGCATCTTCAGGTCTGGACAGAGAGGGGGTGGCCAGCGGCGCAGCTGGCCATGCCCCCCTCCTGCAACACATGGTGCTGTTGGAGCAGAGCCACAGTCCAATGG TGGGCTTAAATGGCCTACCGCTCCCGTCGGCTTCTATCTCCAAGCTGGCGCGGGGCCACCACCCTCTGGGTCGAACCCAGTCAGCGCCCCTCCCGCAGCAGCAATGTGCTCAGGCCCAGGCCCTGCAGCAACTGGTGGTCCAGCAACAGCACCAGCAGTTTCTGGAAAAGCACAAACAACAGTTTCAGCATCAGCAGCACATTATCAACAAG ATGATGTCTAAACCGGGCGAACAGAACTCAGCCGCTTGCTCGCCTCCGTCCGTGTCGTCGAGGCAACACCAGAGTCACCCGGAGGAGACGGAAGAGGAGCTAAGGGAGCACCAGGCGCTctcgtcctcctcttcctcactaTCTTCCTCTCCGTCCTCTTCCTCCATTGCCATCAAGCAGGAGCCTCTTGACCCTCATGAACAGGAGGACAAGCAAGCTGAGCAGGAGCTGCTCTTCCGACAG CAGGCCCTGCTGTTGGAGCAACAACGTATTCAGCAATTGCGGAGTTACCGGGCATCGATGGAAGCGGCCGGGTTGTCGATCAACATGGCGACCCACCGTCCGCTCTCCAGGGCGCAGTCGTCTCCGGCCTCGTCCTCCTTCCCCATGATGGTGCCTGAGCCGGTGGTCAAGCCTCGCTTCACTACAG GGCTGGTGTACGACTCATTGATGCAAAAGCACCAGTGTATGTGCGGCAATACAAACAGCCACCCAGAACACGCGGGTCGCATCCAGAGCATCTGGTCACGTCTCCAGGAGACGGGACTCAGAGGACACTGCGAG TGTATCCGGGGAAGGAAAGCCACCCTTGAGGAACTTCAGACGGTCCACTCAGAAGCTCATGTTTTGCTCTATGGAACAAACCCACTGCGGCAGAAATTGGACT GTTCTATCAGTCCCATGTTTGTAAGATTACCCTGTGGAGGCATTGGG GTGGACAGCGACACCATTTGGAATGAAGTTCATTCATCCAGTGCGGCTCGGTTGGCTGTTGGCTCCGTAGTGGAGCTCGTCTTCAAAGTGGCGTCGGGAGAGCTGAAG AACGGTTTTGCAGTCGTACGACCACCTGGCCACCATGCGGAGGAGAGCACTCCCAT GGGATTCTGTTACTTCAACTCGGTGGCTATTGCAGCCAAACTCCTGCAGCAGAGGCTCAGTGTCAGCAAGATCCTCATTGTGGACTGG GATGTTCACCACGGCAATGGGACTCAGCAGGCCTTCTACACGGACCCCAGTGTTCTATACCTGTCACTGCATCGCTATGACGATGGCAACTTTTTCCCTGGAAGTGGAGCCCCTGACGAG GTTGGCAGCGGTCCTGGTACTGGCTTCAATGTGAACATGGCTTTCACTGGAGGACTTGAACCTCCCATGGGCGATGCAGAGTACTTGGCCGCATTCCG GACGGTGGTGATGCCAATAGCCAATGAATTTGCGCCAGACGTGGTTCTGGTATCTTCTGGTTTTGACCCGGTGGATGGACACGCTCCACCTCTGGGCGGATACACACTTACCGGCAAAT GTTTCGGCTACCTGACCAGGCAGCTGATGGCTCTGGCAGGCGGTCGGCTGGTGCTCGCCCTGGAGGGAGGCCATGACCTCACAGCCATATGTGATGCATCTGAAGCCTGCGTCTCAGCTTTGCTGGGCAACGAG
- the LOC144204183 gene encoding histone deacetylase 4-like isoform X4 yields MVDVSTATLPTQVPPTTTSILPMDLRMVDHHHQRPPCLLPQPHPVPPTSTTCPTSNELGNGPVITHQEQQLQQELVALKHKQQLQRQILVAEFQRQHEQLSRQHEAQLHDHIQQQQDLMNLKHQQELLEHQRKVEQQRNEQQLEKQHREHKLLQLKNKERGQESAVASTEVKMRLQEFVLNKKKALAQRNLNHCLPNDPRYWYRKTQHGSLDQSSPPQAIMSAYQQAVLGTYDSRDDFPLRKTASEPNLKLRSRLKQKVTERRSSPLLRRKDGPVTTAKKRSLDIADSACSSAPGSGPSSPNNSSGNIPHENGVHISSSPGETSLLQRLVSRDGSVSHLSLYTSPSLPNITLGLPATCPGNHSISGHQDAESRLALPASSQKGIPLTPPFLPAAHLPAYLASSGLDREGVASGAAGHAPLLQHMVLLEQSHSPMVGLNGLPLPSASISKLARGHHPLGRTQSAPLPQQQCAQAQALQQLVVQQQHQQFLEKHKQQFQHQQHIINKMMSKPGEQNSAACSPPSVSSRQHQSHPEETEEELREHQALSSSSSSLSSSPSSSSIAIKQEPLDPHEQEDKQAEQELLFRQQALLLEQQRIQQLRSYRASMEAAGLSINMATHRPLSRAQSSPASSSFPMMVPEPVVKPRFTTGLVYDSLMQKHQCMCGNTNSHPEHAGRIQSIWSRLQETGLRGHCECIRGRKATLEELQTVHSEAHVLLYGTNPLRQKLDCSISPMFVRLPCGGIGVDSDTIWNEVHSSSAARLAVGSVVELVFKVASGELKNGFAVVRPPGHHAEESTPMGFCYFNSVAIAAKLLQQRLSVSKILIVDWDVHHGNGTQQAFYTDPSVLYLSLHRYDDGNFFPGSGAPDEVGSGPGTGFNVNMAFTGGLEPPMGDAEYLAAFRTVVMPIANEFAPDVVLVSSGFDPVDGHAPPLGGYTLTGKCFGYLTRQLMALAGGRLVLALEGGHDLTAICDASEACVSALLGNELEPLPEEVMHQRPNANAIQSMEKVLEAHSKYWRSLQRSASTLGCSWSEARRRDNDEAETVSAMASLSVANKHIGKRPIVEPMEEDAPM; encoded by the exons TTGACGTGAGCACGGCAACTCTGCCCACGCAGGTGCCCCCCACGACCACATCGATCCTCCCTATGGACCTGCGGATGgttgaccaccaccaccaacgcCCCCCATGTTTACTCCCCCAGCCACACCCTGTGCCGCCTACCTCCACCACATGCCCCACATCTAATGAGCTAGGCAATGGGCCAGTCATTA ccCACCAAGAGCAGCAGCTGCAGCAGGAGCTGGTGGCGCTTAAACACAAGCAGCAACTCCAGAGACAGATACTTGTTGCTGAGTTTCAGAGGCAACATGAACAGCTGTCTAGACAACATGAAGCCCAGCTACATGATCATATCCAG CAGCAACAGGATTTGATGAATCTGAAACATCAGCAAGAGCTGTTGGAGCATCAAAGAAAGGTGGAGCAGCAGCGCAATGAGCAGCAGTTGGAGAAGCAGCATCGGGAGCACAAGTTACTGCAGCTCAAAAACAAAGAGCGGGGCCAAGAAA GTGCAGTGGCCAGCACTGAGGTGAAGATGCGACTTCAAGAGTTtgtcctgaacaagaagaaagCGCTGGCTCAGAGAAACTTAAACCACTGTCTGCCCAACGATCCACGCTACTGGTACAG GAAAACCCAACACGGTTCTTTGGATCAAAGCTCCCCTCCTCAAGCCATAATGTCAGCCTATCAGCAAGCAGTGCTGGGCACGTACGATTCCAGAGATGACTTTCCACTTCGCAAAACAG CCTCGGAACCCAACTTGAAGCTTCGCTCGCGATTAAAGCAGAAGGTGACGGAGCGGCGGAGCAGCCCTCTCCTCCGTCGGAAAGACGGCCCTGTCACCACCGCCAAAAAACGTTCCCTTGATATCGCCG ACTCTGCATGCAGCAGCGCCCCCGGTTCAGGTCCAAGCTCCCCCAACAACAGCTCCGGTAACATCCCCCATGAGAACGGCGTTCACATTTCCAGCAGCCCGGGAGAG ACCTCCTTGCTTCAGCGTCTAGTTTCAAGGGACGGTTCTGTCAGCCATCTCTCACTTTACACGTCCCCTTCGCTACCCAACATTACACTGGGACTGCCAGCGACATGCCCGGGAAACCAT tCAATATCAGGACATCAAGATGCCGAGAGCCGGCTGGCGCTACCCGCCTCCTCACAGAAAGGCATTCCTTTAACTCCCCCTTTCCTGCCGGCTGCCCACTTGCCTGCCTACTTGGCATCTTCAGGTCTGGACAGAGAGGGGGTGGCCAGCGGCGCAGCTGGCCATGCCCCCCTCCTGCAACACATGGTGCTGTTGGAGCAGAGCCACAGTCCAATGG TGGGCTTAAATGGCCTACCGCTCCCGTCGGCTTCTATCTCCAAGCTGGCGCGGGGCCACCACCCTCTGGGTCGAACCCAGTCAGCGCCCCTCCCGCAGCAGCAATGTGCTCAGGCCCAGGCCCTGCAGCAACTGGTGGTCCAGCAACAGCACCAGCAGTTTCTGGAAAAGCACAAACAACAGTTTCAGCATCAGCAGCACATTATCAACAAG ATGATGTCTAAACCGGGCGAACAGAACTCAGCCGCTTGCTCGCCTCCGTCCGTGTCGTCGAGGCAACACCAGAGTCACCCGGAGGAGACGGAAGAGGAGCTAAGGGAGCACCAGGCGCTctcgtcctcctcttcctcactaTCTTCCTCTCCGTCCTCTTCCTCCATTGCCATCAAGCAGGAGCCTCTTGACCCTCATGAACAGGAGGACAAGCAAGCTGAGCAGGAGCTGCTCTTCCGACAG CAGGCCCTGCTGTTGGAGCAACAACGTATTCAGCAATTGCGGAGTTACCGGGCATCGATGGAAGCGGCCGGGTTGTCGATCAACATGGCGACCCACCGTCCGCTCTCCAGGGCGCAGTCGTCTCCGGCCTCGTCCTCCTTCCCCATGATGGTGCCTGAGCCGGTGGTCAAGCCTCGCTTCACTACAG GGCTGGTGTACGACTCATTGATGCAAAAGCACCAGTGTATGTGCGGCAATACAAACAGCCACCCAGAACACGCGGGTCGCATCCAGAGCATCTGGTCACGTCTCCAGGAGACGGGACTCAGAGGACACTGCGAG TGTATCCGGGGAAGGAAAGCCACCCTTGAGGAACTTCAGACGGTCCACTCAGAAGCTCATGTTTTGCTCTATGGAACAAACCCACTGCGGCAGAAATTGGACT GTTCTATCAGTCCCATGTTTGTAAGATTACCCTGTGGAGGCATTGGG GTGGACAGCGACACCATTTGGAATGAAGTTCATTCATCCAGTGCGGCTCGGTTGGCTGTTGGCTCCGTAGTGGAGCTCGTCTTCAAAGTGGCGTCGGGAGAGCTGAAG AACGGTTTTGCAGTCGTACGACCACCTGGCCACCATGCGGAGGAGAGCACTCCCAT GGGATTCTGTTACTTCAACTCGGTGGCTATTGCAGCCAAACTCCTGCAGCAGAGGCTCAGTGTCAGCAAGATCCTCATTGTGGACTGG GATGTTCACCACGGCAATGGGACTCAGCAGGCCTTCTACACGGACCCCAGTGTTCTATACCTGTCACTGCATCGCTATGACGATGGCAACTTTTTCCCTGGAAGTGGAGCCCCTGACGAG GTTGGCAGCGGTCCTGGTACTGGCTTCAATGTGAACATGGCTTTCACTGGAGGACTTGAACCTCCCATGGGCGATGCAGAGTACTTGGCCGCATTCCG GACGGTGGTGATGCCAATAGCCAATGAATTTGCGCCAGACGTGGTTCTGGTATCTTCTGGTTTTGACCCGGTGGATGGACACGCTCCACCTCTGGGCGGATACACACTTACCGGCAAAT GTTTCGGCTACCTGACCAGGCAGCTGATGGCTCTGGCAGGCGGTCGGCTGGTGCTCGCCCTGGAGGGAGGCCATGACCTCACAGCCATATGTGATGCATCTGAAGCCTGCGTCTCAGCTTTGCTGGGCAACGAG